AGCCCTATAACCTTTCTTATACTTTCTATTTCATAATTTTCATTTTCTATTATTAACTTTATTCTGTTATTTAATAAGACCTTTAAAATTTCATTCTCTTTCTCATAAGCTTTACTTATATTTCTATTTAAAAAAAATAATGAACTGTCTTGAGCTTCTGATATTATGCCTTCAGCTTTTATGACCTCATAAAGAAAATATGCTACCAAAAGTAAATTTTTTCTCTTATCAGTTGTTTTATTCAAGTAATCTAAACTCTTTTCCAGAAGATTGTAAATTTTTCTGTTTTTACCATTTTCAACAAGCACTTGATTTAAAACAGAAAAAATATAAAAAACTATATTTAACCTATCTATATCAGATTTTATGTTTTCGTAGTTCTCAATACTTGCAAATTCTGAAATAATTATTTTATCCCCTTTTTTATAAAAAGTAAAATCTGTTAAGGATATAAGATCAACCGCTGTTTTATCCCTTCTTTTACTTTTCCTTATACCTTTTACCAAAGTTGATACTTTTCCAAAATCTTCTAAAAAAACTGTTATATATCTATCAGCTTCCTCAATTTCTTTCTTTGATATAATTATTCCCTTACTTTGTAAAAATATCATTTCTTTTCTTTTTCCAACTTAAATTCTTCTCTATCTAATTTAGGATTAATTTCAACATTCTTTAAAATAACAATTCCTAAATTTATATTCCCTTCCCTAATTTCTATACTTTTTGGTAAAATATAATCTTCTTTTTCAAGATACTCTTTTATATAAACTGAAATAGCTTCACTGTCATCAATATAAAAGTCTTTAAGTCTTTTTTGATGATAGTCCTTTTTAAAAGTTGATGAGTTTTTTTCCAGATCTATTAATCTATTTATTGCTTGAATTATTCTATTCTCATCTCCATCTATTTCACTCTCTTTATACTCATCAAATATTGGCAAATATAGTAACTTTTTATTCCCTTGGTAGATATATAGCTCTCCTCTATTTAAATCTGGGAATATTATTTCTTTTCTTATCTTGTCTGGAAACTCCATTTGCACTAAATACTTCAATGTCTTTTCTTTACCATTAATTACTTGCCTTTCTTCAGCTTCAAATTTTAAAGTCTTTAAAGTTGACAAATCCTTTGCAGCATAAATAAAGTTTGCTAGTAAAATAAATATCATTGCTACAAACTTTTTCATTTAGTCCACCTTCTTTTCTAAATCATTTTCATATTTATAAATCATAACCTCTTTTAAGTCTTTACTTTCAAACTCCGGTTTTATTTTTATACTTTTAAAAATATTATTCTCTGATTTATCTATTTCTTCTATTTTACCAATTTTTAGCCCTTCTGGATAAATATCACTTATCCCGGAAGTGGTAATCTCTTCTCCCACTTCAAGGCTTTCTTCAAAAGTTGAAGGTTGAAAATACATTTCATTTCCCCCACTATCACTTCCTTGAGAAATACCCAAAAGATTCTTGTCGCTTTTAACACTAACTCTTGCCTTGCTATCTGTTATCATTGTTACCATAGAGTAGTCTTCAAAAACCTCAGATACTCTCCCTACTAAAAAGTCATTGTAAATTACTATCATATTTTTTTCAATTCCATTTTTTCTACCTAAATCAACATAAAATTTACTAT
This Fusobacterium russii ATCC 25533 DNA region includes the following protein-coding sequences:
- the recO gene encoding DNA repair protein RecO, which codes for MIFLQSKGIIISKKEIEEADRYITVFLEDFGKVSTLVKGIRKSKRRDKTAVDLISLTDFTFYKKGDKIIISEFASIENYENIKSDIDRLNIVFYIFSVLNQVLVENGKNRKIYNLLEKSLDYLNKTTDKRKNLLLVAYFLYEVIKAEGIISEAQDSSLFFLNRNISKAYEKENEILKVLLNNRIKLIIENENYEIESIRKVIGLLERYINVNLDIRVEAKRFLWGDLSC
- the mreC gene encoding rod shape-determining protein MreC, with amino-acid sequence MNREKKIKLIATLFIVLAVLILIFNRLLFKVKDFIDRSILPMQSKIYKSADKLNEIKSVIYSYKNILEENEKLKKENMELKLINTVNETIKKENSRLTGLLEMRETNKDIRNLKFARVIFRDVNNINSKFYVDLGRKNGIEKNMIVIYNDFLVGRVSEVFEDYSMVTMITDSKARVSVKSDKNLLGISQGSDSGGNEMYFQPSTFEESLEVGEEITTSGISDIYPEGLKIGKIEEIDKSENNIFKSIKIKPEFESKDLKEVMIYKYENDLEKKVD